One part of the Streptomyces lienomycini genome encodes these proteins:
- a CDS encoding NAD-dependent epimerase/dehydratase family protein, translated as MTHAVVVGATGQIGRAAVGALARDGWEVTALSRGGGRDARWPGDVRVVRADREDDAALSAAVGEGCDVLVDMVAYGDRHARQLVSLAGRVGSAVVVSSVSVYEDDRGRGFDTQSEPDGFPRYPVPVTEAQRTVRPGGTSYSTGKAALERELLAAGDRLPVTVLRAGAVHGPYCRTPRELYFVKRNLDGRQRRVLAYGGASRFHPASVRTIAELVRLAAPRPGTRVLNAVDPDAPTVAEIAAAIDAVMGVEARDVLVDGPPVDGVGDTPWSVPAPVVCDMSAAESQLGYRPVVRYADTLPETVAFIEERLAGRDWREAYPKMFEAYGDLFDYAAEDAWAAGR; from the coding sequence ATGACACATGCGGTGGTGGTCGGGGCGACGGGACAGATCGGGCGGGCGGCGGTCGGGGCGCTGGCCCGGGACGGCTGGGAGGTGACGGCCCTCTCGCGGGGCGGCGGCCGGGACGCGCGATGGCCCGGGGACGTACGGGTGGTGCGGGCCGACCGGGAGGACGACGCGGCACTGTCGGCGGCGGTGGGCGAGGGCTGCGACGTCCTGGTGGACATGGTGGCCTACGGGGACCGCCACGCACGCCAGTTGGTCTCGCTCGCCGGTCGGGTCGGCTCGGCGGTGGTGGTCTCCAGCGTGTCGGTCTACGAGGACGACAGGGGCCGGGGCTTCGACACGCAGAGCGAACCCGACGGCTTCCCCCGGTACCCGGTGCCGGTCACGGAGGCGCAGCGGACCGTCCGCCCGGGCGGCACCTCGTACAGCACGGGCAAGGCCGCGCTGGAGCGGGAACTCCTCGCGGCGGGCGACCGCCTGCCGGTGACGGTGCTGCGGGCGGGCGCGGTCCACGGCCCGTACTGCCGGACGCCGCGCGAGCTGTACTTCGTCAAGCGCAACCTCGACGGCAGGCAGCGGCGCGTGCTCGCGTACGGCGGCGCGAGCCGGTTCCACCCGGCGAGCGTGCGCACCATCGCCGAGCTGGTCCGGCTGGCGGCCCCGCGGCCGGGCACGCGCGTCCTGAACGCCGTGGACCCGGACGCCCCCACGGTGGCGGAGATCGCGGCGGCGATCGACGCGGTGATGGGCGTCGAGGCGCGGGACGTGCTGGTGGACGGCCCGCCGGTGGACGGCGTGGGCGACACCCCGTGGTCCGTGCCCGCGCCGGTGGTGTGCGACATGAGCGCGGCCGAGAGCCAGTTGGGCTACCGCCCGGTGGTCCGGTACGCCGACACCCTGCCCGAGACGGTGGCGTTCATCGAGGAACGGCTGGCCGGGCGGGACTGGCGCGAGGCGTATCCGAAGATGTTCGAGGCGTACGGGGACCTCTTCGACTACGCGGCGGAGGACGCCTGGGCCGCGGGGCGGTGA
- a CDS encoding alpha/beta hydrolase, producing MRKSSIRRRATAFGSAGALVTATLIAGAVSAPAASATPAEGHGHARGWDREARGAAIAAARASKAGVDWRDCAADWNLPKPIQCGYVTVPLDYAKPFGKQIELAVDRIGNTGTQGERQGALLYNPGGPGGSGLRFPARVTSKSAVWAKTAKAYDFVGFDPRGVGHSAPISCVDPQEFVQAPKADPVPGSEADKRAQRKLAREYAEGCFERSGDMLPHMTTPNTARDLDVIRAALGERKLNYLGVSYGTYLGAVYGTLFPDHVRRMVVDSVVNPSRDKIWYQANLDQDVAFEGRWKDWQDWVAGNDATYHLGDTRAEVQEQWLKLRAAAAKKPLGGVVGPAELISFFQSAPYYDSAWAPTAKIFSAYVAGDTQALVDAAAPDLSDTAGNASAENGNAVYTAVECTDAKWPANWRTWDRDNTRLHRDHPFMTWANAWMNLPCATWPVKQQTPLNVKAGKGLPPVLIVQSERDAATPYAGAVELHQRFKGSRLITERDAGSHGVTGLVNPCVNDRVDTYLLTGRTDAHDVTCAPHATPKP from the coding sequence TTGAGGAAGAGCAGCATACGGCGGAGGGCGACGGCGTTCGGCTCGGCCGGGGCACTGGTCACCGCCACGCTGATAGCCGGCGCCGTCTCGGCACCCGCCGCGAGCGCCACGCCGGCCGAGGGCCACGGGCACGCGCGGGGCTGGGACCGGGAAGCGCGCGGTGCCGCCATCGCCGCCGCCCGCGCCTCGAAGGCCGGAGTCGACTGGCGGGACTGCGCCGCCGACTGGAACCTGCCGAAGCCCATCCAGTGCGGCTACGTCACGGTGCCGCTCGACTACGCCAAGCCCTTCGGCAAGCAGATCGAGCTCGCCGTCGACCGCATCGGCAACACCGGCACCCAGGGCGAGCGCCAGGGTGCGCTCCTCTACAACCCCGGCGGCCCCGGCGGCTCCGGACTGCGCTTCCCGGCCCGCGTCACGAGCAAGAGCGCGGTCTGGGCCAAGACGGCCAAGGCCTACGACTTCGTCGGCTTCGACCCGCGCGGCGTCGGCCACTCCGCGCCCATCTCCTGCGTCGACCCGCAGGAGTTCGTCCAGGCACCCAAGGCAGACCCCGTGCCCGGCTCCGAGGCCGACAAGCGCGCCCAGCGCAAGCTGGCCCGCGAGTACGCCGAGGGCTGCTTCGAGCGCAGCGGCGACATGCTCCCGCACATGACCACGCCGAACACCGCCCGCGACCTCGACGTCATCCGTGCCGCGCTCGGCGAGAGGAAGCTCAACTACCTCGGCGTCTCCTACGGCACCTACCTCGGCGCCGTCTACGGCACCCTCTTCCCCGACCACGTGCGCCGCATGGTCGTCGACAGCGTCGTCAACCCCTCCCGCGACAAGATCTGGTACCAGGCCAACCTGGACCAGGACGTCGCCTTCGAGGGCCGCTGGAAGGACTGGCAGGACTGGGTCGCCGGGAACGACGCCACGTACCACCTCGGCGACACCCGCGCCGAGGTCCAGGAGCAGTGGCTGAAGCTGCGCGCCGCCGCCGCGAAGAAGCCGCTCGGCGGAGTCGTCGGACCGGCCGAGCTGATCTCCTTCTTCCAGAGCGCCCCGTACTACGACTCCGCGTGGGCACCCACCGCGAAGATCTTCAGCGCGTACGTCGCCGGTGACACCCAGGCACTCGTCGACGCCGCCGCCCCCGACCTGTCCGACACCGCGGGCAACGCCTCCGCGGAGAACGGCAACGCCGTCTACACGGCCGTCGAGTGCACCGACGCCAAGTGGCCCGCCAACTGGCGCACCTGGGACCGGGACAACACCCGGCTCCACCGCGACCACCCGTTCATGACCTGGGCCAACGCCTGGATGAACCTGCCGTGCGCCACCTGGCCGGTCAAGCAGCAGACCCCGCTGAACGTCAAGGCAGGCAAGGGACTTCCGCCGGTCCTGATCGTCCAGTCCGAGCGGGACGCGGCCACCCCGTACGCGGGCGCCGTCGAACTGCACCAGCGGTTCAAGGGCTCCCGGCTCATCACCGAGCGGGACGCCGGTTCGCACGGCGTCACCGGACTGGTCAACCCGTGCGTCAACGACCGCGTGGACACCTACCTGCTCACCGGCAGGACGGACGCCCATGACGTGACCTGCGCCCCGCACGCCACGCCCAAGCCGTAA
- the ureG gene encoding urease accessory protein UreG encodes MHLDHHHESPAAVSADARRPDGTRRALRIGLGGPVGSGKTATVAALCRALREELSLAVVTNDIYTREDAEFLLREAVLPPERISAVETGACPHTAIRDDISANLEAVEDLEDEAGPLDLILVESGGDNLTATFSRGLVDAQVFVIDVAGGDDIPRKGGPGVATADLLIVNKTDLAPYVGSDLARMAADAKAARGERPVALQSLRGDDGVREVADWVRERIAAWTA; translated from the coding sequence ATGCATCTCGACCATCACCACGAATCCCCCGCCGCCGTCTCCGCCGACGCGCGTCGGCCCGACGGGACCCGTCGGGCGCTGCGGATCGGGCTCGGTGGGCCCGTGGGGTCGGGGAAGACCGCCACCGTCGCCGCGCTGTGCCGGGCGTTGCGGGAGGAACTCTCCCTCGCCGTGGTGACCAACGACATCTACACCCGGGAGGACGCCGAGTTCCTGCTCAGGGAGGCGGTGCTGCCGCCCGAGCGGATCAGTGCCGTGGAGACCGGGGCCTGCCCCCACACCGCCATCCGGGACGACATCTCCGCCAACCTGGAGGCCGTCGAGGACCTGGAGGACGAGGCCGGGCCGCTCGACCTGATCCTGGTGGAGTCCGGCGGGGACAACCTCACCGCCACCTTCTCCAGGGGGCTCGTCGACGCGCAGGTGTTCGTGATCGACGTCGCGGGCGGCGACGACATCCCGCGCAAGGGCGGTCCCGGCGTCGCCACCGCCGACCTGCTGATCGTGAACAAGACCGACCTCGCGCCCTACGTCGGCTCCGACCTGGCGCGGATGGCCGCCGACGCCAAGGCGGCCCGCGGCGAACGCCCCGTCGCCCTCCAGTCGTTGCGCGGCGACGACGGGGTCCGGGAGGTCGCCGACTGGGTGCGGGAGCGGATCGCCGCGTGGACCGCGTGA
- a CDS encoding urease accessory protein UreF has product MSRAALLVLADGRFPAGGHAHSGGAEAAVRAGRITDAASLEAFCRGRLHTSGVVAACVAAAAALGADPGELDRAADARTPSPALRVAARRLGRQLTRAARSTWPSPELDALAASFPKGAHQPVVLGLTARAAGLGALDAAYCSLYEGVSGPATAVVRLLGLDPFDATGVLARLADEVDRAAADAVEVARRVVTDGVDALPARSAPLLEIGAEAHAAWAVRLFAS; this is encoded by the coding sequence ATGAGCCGCGCAGCACTGCTCGTCCTCGCGGACGGCCGCTTCCCCGCCGGAGGGCACGCCCACTCCGGCGGGGCGGAGGCCGCCGTCCGGGCGGGACGCATCACCGACGCCGCGAGCCTGGAGGCGTTCTGCCGGGGGCGGTTGCACACCAGCGGGGTCGTCGCGGCGTGCGTCGCGGCCGCCGCCGCCCTCGGGGCCGACCCCGGGGAACTCGACCGGGCCGCCGACGCCCGCACCCCGTCGCCCGCTCTGCGGGTGGCCGCGCGCAGGCTGGGACGGCAGCTGACGCGGGCCGCCCGGTCTACCTGGCCGAGCCCCGAACTCGACGCCCTGGCCGCGTCGTTCCCCAAGGGAGCCCACCAGCCCGTCGTGCTGGGACTCACCGCTCGCGCGGCCGGTCTCGGGGCGCTCGACGCGGCGTACTGCTCCCTCTACGAGGGGGTGAGCGGACCCGCGACGGCCGTCGTGCGGCTGCTCGGCCTCGATCCGTTCGACGCGACGGGGGTGCTGGCGCGGCTCGCGGACGAGGTGGACCGGGCCGCCGCGGACGCGGTGGAGGTGGCGCGGCGCGTGGTGACCGACGGGGTCGATGCGCTGCCCGCGCGGTCCGCGCCGTTGCTGGAGATCGGGGCGGAGGCGCATGCCGCCTGGGCTGTGCGGTTGTTCGCCTCGTAG
- a CDS encoding urease subunit alpha has product MPELSRPAYADLFGPTTGDRIRLADTDLFVEIEEDRSGGPGRSGDEAVFGGGKVLRESMGQARTTRAEGAPDTVITGALIIDHWGIVKADIGIRDGRITGIGKSGNPDTMDGVHPDLVIGPETEVIAGNGKIVTAGGIDTHVHFIAPNAVDEALASGITTLIGGGTGPAEGSKATTVTPGAWHLAWMFAALESSPVNIGFLGKGSTMSKESMRDQLRAGVLGFKIHEDWGATPAVISACLDVCEESGVQLAVHSDTLNEAGFVGDTFDAVAGRTLHAFHVEGAGGGHAPDMITAVSLPNMLPASTNPTRPHTVNTVEEHLDMLMVCHHLNPAVPEDLAFAESRIRPSTIAAEDILHDMGAISIMSSDAQAMGRIGEVVLRTWQTAHVMKRRRGLLPGDIRADNLRARRYVAKYTINPAVAQGIEHEVGSVETGKLADLVLWDPRFFGVKPQLVIKGGQIAYAQTGDANASIPTPQPVLPRPMYGALGTAPATNSVNFVSEQAVEDGLAQRLGLGRAFVPIRSTRGRTKADMRQNDALPRVEVAADSFAVTIDGELVEPAPVAELPLAQRYFLF; this is encoded by the coding sequence ATGCCTGAGCTGTCCCGCCCCGCCTACGCCGACCTGTTCGGCCCGACCACCGGCGACCGGATACGCCTCGCCGACACCGACCTCTTCGTCGAGATCGAGGAGGACCGCTCGGGCGGCCCCGGCCGCTCGGGGGACGAAGCCGTCTTCGGCGGCGGCAAGGTGCTGCGCGAGTCCATGGGCCAGGCGCGCACCACGCGCGCCGAAGGCGCCCCCGACACCGTGATCACCGGTGCCCTGATCATCGACCACTGGGGGATCGTCAAGGCCGACATCGGCATCCGCGACGGCCGTATCACCGGCATCGGCAAGTCCGGCAACCCGGACACCATGGACGGCGTCCACCCCGACCTGGTCATCGGCCCCGAGACCGAGGTCATCGCGGGCAACGGCAAGATCGTCACCGCGGGCGGCATCGACACCCACGTCCACTTCATCGCGCCGAACGCCGTCGACGAGGCCCTGGCGTCCGGCATCACCACCCTCATCGGCGGCGGCACGGGCCCGGCCGAGGGCAGCAAGGCGACGACCGTCACGCCCGGCGCCTGGCACCTCGCGTGGATGTTCGCCGCCCTGGAGTCGAGCCCCGTCAACATCGGCTTCCTCGGCAAGGGCAGCACCATGTCGAAGGAGTCCATGCGCGACCAACTGCGCGCGGGCGTCCTCGGTTTCAAGATCCACGAGGACTGGGGAGCGACCCCTGCCGTCATCTCCGCCTGCCTGGACGTGTGCGAGGAGTCCGGCGTCCAGCTCGCCGTCCACTCGGACACCCTGAACGAGGCGGGCTTCGTCGGCGACACCTTCGACGCGGTCGCGGGCCGCACCCTGCACGCCTTCCACGTGGAGGGCGCCGGCGGCGGCCACGCACCTGACATGATCACGGCGGTATCGCTGCCCAACATGCTGCCGGCGTCCACCAACCCGACCCGGCCGCACACCGTCAACACCGTCGAGGAACACCTCGACATGCTGATGGTCTGCCACCACCTGAACCCCGCCGTCCCCGAGGACCTGGCCTTCGCCGAGTCCCGGATCCGGCCCAGCACCATCGCGGCCGAGGACATCCTGCACGACATGGGGGCGATCTCCATCATGTCGTCGGACGCCCAGGCCATGGGCCGCATCGGCGAGGTGGTCCTGCGGACCTGGCAGACCGCGCATGTCATGAAGCGCAGACGCGGCCTCCTGCCCGGCGACATCCGCGCCGACAACCTGCGGGCCCGTCGCTATGTCGCCAAGTACACCATCAACCCCGCCGTCGCCCAGGGCATCGAGCACGAGGTCGGCTCCGTCGAGACCGGCAAGCTCGCCGACCTGGTGCTCTGGGACCCCCGCTTCTTCGGCGTGAAGCCGCAGCTCGTCATCAAGGGCGGCCAGATCGCGTATGCGCAGACGGGGGATGCCAACGCCTCCATCCCCACCCCGCAACCGGTGCTGCCGCGCCCGATGTACGGGGCGCTCGGAACCGCTCCCGCCACCAACTCGGTCAACTTCGTCTCCGAGCAGGCCGTCGAGGACGGGCTGGCGCAACGGCTCGGGCTCGGGCGGGCGTTCGTGCCCATCCGGTCGACACGTGGCCGGACCAAGGCCGACATGCGGCAGAACGACGCGCTGCCCCGCGTGGAGGTCGCCGCGGACTCCTTCGCGGTGACCATCGACGGCGAACTCGTCGAGCCCGCTCCCGTCGCGGAACTACCGCTCGCGCAGCGGTACTTCCTCTTCTGA
- a CDS encoding urease subunit beta yields the protein MIPGEILFADEPVAFNEGREVTRVTVLNTADRPVQVGSHYHFAEANPGLEFDRAAAHGRRLHIAAGTAVRFEPGIPVDVPLVPLAGARVVTGLRGATGGSLDA from the coding sequence GTGATTCCCGGAGAGATCCTGTTCGCCGACGAGCCGGTCGCCTTCAACGAAGGACGCGAAGTCACCCGCGTGACCGTGCTCAACACCGCCGACCGGCCCGTCCAGGTCGGCTCCCACTACCACTTCGCCGAGGCCAACCCCGGCCTCGAGTTCGACCGCGCCGCGGCGCACGGCAGGCGGCTGCACATCGCCGCCGGCACCGCCGTCCGGTTCGAGCCCGGCATACCCGTCGACGTGCCGCTGGTCCCCCTGGCGGGTGCCCGCGTCGTGACGGGTCTGCGCGGCGCGACCGGAGGTTCCCTCGATGCCTGA
- a CDS encoding urease subunit gamma — MQLTPHEQERLLIHVAADVAEKRRARGVRLNHPEVVALITAHILEGARDGRSVGELMSSGRKLIQRDEVMEGIPEMIHDVQVEATFPDGTKLVTVHEPIV; from the coding sequence ATGCAACTGACCCCGCACGAGCAGGAGAGACTGCTCATCCATGTGGCCGCGGACGTGGCGGAGAAGCGCCGCGCACGAGGTGTCAGGCTCAATCATCCCGAGGTCGTCGCGCTGATCACCGCGCACATCCTCGAAGGCGCCCGGGACGGACGCAGCGTCGGTGAACTCATGTCCTCCGGACGCAAGCTGATCCAGCGCGACGAGGTCATGGAGGGCATCCCCGAGATGATCCACGACGTGCAGGTCGAGGCCACCTTCCCCGACGGCACCAAGCTGGTCACCGTCCACGAACCGATCGTCTGA
- a CDS encoding type II toxin-antitoxin system Phd/YefM family antitoxin, giving the protein MAYEIPVTQARAELADLINRVVYGGERVVVTRHGKPLVALVSAADLERLEEAQESSAGQAVTSVAAVRDTAAATPREQHRFGIAAEHRGPNPS; this is encoded by the coding sequence ATGGCCTACGAGATTCCGGTGACGCAAGCCAGGGCTGAGCTCGCCGACCTGATCAACCGGGTGGTGTACGGCGGTGAACGCGTCGTGGTGACGCGCCACGGCAAGCCTCTCGTCGCCCTCGTCTCCGCCGCCGACCTGGAGCGGCTGGAGGAGGCCCAGGAGTCCTCCGCCGGGCAGGCGGTCACCTCGGTCGCCGCGGTCCGGGACACGGCCGCCGCGACGCCCCGTGAGCAGCATCGCTTCGGCATCGCCGCCGAGCACCGGGGACCGAATCCGTCCTAG
- a CDS encoding ATP-dependent Clp protease proteolytic subunit encodes MTRPSARHVLPEFTERTSAGTRTTDPYSKLLQERIVLLGTPLDEASANDVMAQLMYLEHQAPDRDVELYVNSPGGSFTAMTAVYDTMRYVTCDVATTCLGQAGPSAALLLAAGAPGKRSVLPGARVVLRQPALTDPVRGQASDLALRAGELVRVRARMEEILLRHTGRTPEQVGADLERETVLDARQALEYGLVDRIVSARGTRPAASGGR; translated from the coding sequence ATGACCCGACCGTCCGCCCGCCATGTCCTGCCCGAGTTCACCGAACGCACGAGCGCGGGGACCCGGACGACGGACCCGTACTCCAAGCTGCTCCAGGAGCGGATCGTCCTCCTCGGGACCCCCCTCGACGAGGCCTCCGCGAACGACGTGATGGCGCAGCTCATGTACCTGGAGCACCAGGCACCGGACCGCGACGTCGAGCTGTACGTCAACTCGCCCGGCGGCTCCTTCACCGCCATGACGGCGGTCTACGACACGATGCGCTACGTCACCTGCGACGTGGCGACGACGTGTCTCGGGCAGGCCGGGCCGTCCGCCGCGCTGCTGCTGGCGGCGGGCGCCCCGGGCAAGCGCTCCGTACTGCCGGGCGCCCGGGTGGTGCTCCGCCAGCCGGCGCTCACCGACCCGGTGCGGGGGCAGGCCAGCGACCTGGCCCTCCGGGCCGGCGAACTGGTCCGCGTCCGCGCCCGCATGGAGGAGATCCTCCTGCGGCACACCGGCCGCACTCCCGAGCAGGTCGGCGCGGACCTGGAGCGCGAGACGGTTCTCGACGCCCGACAGGCCCTGGAGTACGGCCTGGTGGACCGGATCGTGTCGGCCCGCGGGACCCGCCCCGCTGCGTCCGGCGGGCGGTGA
- a CDS encoding C40 family peptidase translates to MSALNRVPSLMARAGTASALTLAAVSGSVVVPGVASEAAAASHATKALRIAASKKGSPYRWGATGPHRFDCSGLTLYSFKKAGKKLPRTAAQQYNRTSRVSGRNRKAGDLVFFHSGSSVYHVGIYAGKGRIWHAPKTGAVVRLEKIWTSSVWYGRVK, encoded by the coding sequence ATGTCCGCGCTCAATCGTGTCCCGTCCCTGATGGCTCGTGCCGGTACGGCCTCGGCCCTCACCCTCGCCGCCGTGAGCGGCTCCGTCGTGGTCCCCGGTGTCGCCTCGGAGGCGGCCGCCGCGAGCCATGCGACGAAAGCCCTCAGGATCGCGGCCTCCAAGAAGGGCTCCCCGTACCGATGGGGCGCCACCGGACCTCACCGTTTCGACTGCTCCGGCCTGACGTTGTACTCGTTCAAGAAGGCCGGCAAGAAGCTGCCCCGCACCGCGGCCCAGCAGTACAACAGGACGAGTCGCGTCTCCGGCAGGAACCGCAAGGCCGGCGACCTCGTCTTCTTCCACTCCGGCAGCAGCGTCTACCACGTCGGCATCTACGCCGGGAAGGGCAGGATCTGGCACGCGCCGAAGACCGGGGCCGTGGTGCGCCTGGAGAAGATCTGGACGTCGAGCGTCTGGTACGGCCGGGTCAAGTAG
- a CDS encoding ATP-binding protein: MADHLEASVTLPSDPASVAPARTYAVGTLAEWGLPADADLSETVRLIVSELATNAVQHTFGQSPTFTVDLVLDRDERLRVGVTDSHPRFPKRLPAAVQQDNGRGMVIIRWLTAECGGKLRVRPTREGGKTVSIELPWTVPSRPAAPEPAAAAVARGTRGGDGGAERRRPLGRAT, from the coding sequence ATGGCAGACCATCTGGAAGCATCCGTCACTCTGCCGAGCGATCCCGCCTCGGTGGCCCCAGCGCGTACCTATGCGGTCGGCACACTCGCGGAGTGGGGTCTGCCGGCCGATGCCGACCTGTCCGAGACCGTCCGCCTCATCGTCTCCGAACTGGCGACCAACGCGGTCCAGCACACGTTCGGGCAGTCGCCCACCTTCACGGTGGACCTCGTCCTCGACCGGGACGAGCGGCTGCGCGTCGGTGTCACCGACAGCCATCCGCGCTTCCCCAAGCGCCTTCCCGCCGCCGTCCAGCAGGACAACGGACGGGGCATGGTGATCATCCGCTGGCTGACCGCGGAATGCGGCGGCAAGCTGAGAGTCCGGCCCACCCGTGAGGGCGGCAAGACGGTCTCCATCGAGCTGCCCTGGACCGTCCCGAGCCGGCCGGCCGCCCCCGAGCCGGCCGCGGCGGCCGTGGCGCGAGGCACCCGAGGGGGCGACGGCGGGGCAGAACGCCGTCGCCCCCTCGGGCGGGCTACTTGA
- a CDS encoding helix-turn-helix domain-containing protein, with the protein MQHGPVVRRRKLGAELRAQRTAAGITSGEAARLVGWHQSKVSRIETGTSGAKPADVRLLLDAYGVHDEQLRGLLEMLARSDGAGGRNHWWHAYRGVLPPTYRDFISLESQASAMRTLETTVVPGLLQTPEYARAVTRAAVDGMPKERLDTLVEVRLARQDVLRGEPPLRLSAVLDEAVLRREVGGPGVMTRQLEKLVGAARLPHVRLQVLPFAAGAHIGVTGPFVIFSFSSTSDLDVVVLDHLTSSLHLERKEDLEAYTEAFNALLIHALSPEDSLDFIAATAAGV; encoded by the coding sequence ATGCAGCACGGTCCCGTGGTGCGCCGCCGGAAGCTGGGCGCGGAGCTGCGCGCCCAGCGCACGGCGGCGGGCATCACCAGCGGCGAGGCGGCCCGGCTCGTGGGCTGGCACCAGTCGAAGGTCAGCCGGATCGAGACCGGGACGAGCGGGGCGAAACCGGCCGACGTGCGGTTACTCCTGGACGCCTACGGCGTGCACGACGAGCAGCTGCGCGGGCTGCTGGAGATGCTGGCCCGCTCCGACGGCGCGGGGGGCCGCAACCACTGGTGGCACGCCTACCGGGGCGTCCTGCCGCCGACCTACCGCGACTTCATCAGCCTGGAGTCGCAGGCGAGCGCGATGCGGACCCTGGAGACCACGGTGGTCCCCGGCCTGCTCCAGACGCCGGAGTACGCCCGGGCGGTGACCCGGGCCGCGGTGGACGGGATGCCAAAGGAGCGGCTGGACACGCTGGTCGAGGTGCGGCTGGCCAGGCAGGACGTGCTGCGGGGCGAGCCGCCGCTGAGGCTGAGCGCGGTCCTGGACGAGGCGGTGCTGCGCCGGGAGGTGGGCGGGCCGGGGGTGATGACCCGTCAGCTGGAGAAGCTGGTCGGGGCCGCGCGCCTGCCCCATGTCCGGCTCCAGGTCCTGCCGTTTGCCGCCGGGGCGCACATCGGCGTCACCGGCCCTTTCGTAATTTTCTCATTTTCGAGCACTTCTGATCTGGACGTGGTTGTTCTCGACCACTTGACGAGTAGCTTGCACCTCGAACGGAAAGAAGACCTAGAGGCCTATACCGAGGCCTTCAACGCCCTTCTGATCCATGCCCTTTCGCCCGAGGACTCGTTGGACTTCATCGCCGCGACCGCGGCAGGCGTGTGA
- a CDS encoding DUF397 domain-containing protein produces MSPLRRNIPVSTDLPGVRWLRSSYSTGANNCVETARPSAGHWAGLLAVRDSKNPAGPALLFSPGSWTTFTAGIHRG; encoded by the coding sequence ATGTCCCCACTCCGCAGGAACATCCCTGTCAGCACGGATCTGCCCGGTGTCCGGTGGCTGCGCAGCAGCTACAGCACCGGGGCGAACAACTGCGTGGAGACGGCCCGTCCGTCGGCCGGCCACTGGGCCGGACTGCTCGCGGTGCGGGACTCGAAGAACCCGGCCGGACCCGCCCTGCTCTTCTCCCCCGGGAGCTGGACGACGTTCACCGCGGGCATCCACCGCGGCTGA